The following coding sequences lie in one Oncorhynchus gorbuscha isolate QuinsamMale2020 ecotype Even-year linkage group LG10, OgorEven_v1.0, whole genome shotgun sequence genomic window:
- the LOC124046904 gene encoding heterogeneous nuclear ribonucleoprotein U-like protein 2 translates to MKLSEVKKLKVAKLRVMLKERALDIKGLKAELVGRLMSAFEAELQAPESSDLGQDKGVPGLGEESKPQDDDSPRASTVLAMEREVPLPGEEAKATRHDGDVAGAASSEMMVRPRADCSPIGADTEALAISAAKLDNTSTSQLEDVCVISTFTMSPCAKTTADKEGLMEQTSLNQQVEQQKHVTQEESAQEQQGEGEHAHGVSKRTATQEAEEDKTTSNQLNTTSMSTRPIKNTFNTSQISRIDIVYQDTSMLVVGQSKEDHAGSAVQNRVEEEDSVSMVAQRGSSTASSLSLGSVASDQTNQDTVFHIDKDEENRSGGGGEKRGVKRPAQGERTRGRAYYEFKEEIQYNRAKSPPPQPESNGVDAEKDGGRVRLDSYGGDLHFEVGRDGCSGQPRFWERCPLLWSGCRLTHGTHQGRVGFEAMFKKKLVSPSLDSEDPEHHGLRLGWSVERWNSNLMLGDEDLSYGYDARGRKVTAGKEEEFGEPFSEGDVIGCYASFSKEEGVELSFHKNGRLMGMAFHLSPAALCGSVLYPHVLCKNTSITLNLDPTSPPWYPSPAGYTPLSSLPAGQRLSAPTPPTSKLQCEVLMMVGMPGAGKTHWARAHMKQYPEKRYTLLGTAGLLPCMKGQGRRESRLQQASQCLSELIKVAAQTPRNYILDQPNVHPSAQRQRLLWFVGFRRRAVVVFPSKEEWKRRLQEQQEEEGDKIPETDLHKVKVSCTLPEQGDLLEKVLFVELAREEAQALLEGYKKESKSLLPPVPSAPKQRKKPRVRYNNPHSLGLQSYHLNKTRFGRMATQDYNPTKPLIKGRMDRGYHPVAAGDLRGWDRTWFNQEQPYPYGHQQYWTPQQLRHWNQSYQDYYGSENQVYQDQDYYGNRNYAYDSYRYQGYC, encoded by the exons ATGAAACTGTCAGAAGTCAAAAAACTAAAAGTGGCCAAACTACGAGTCATGCTCAAAGAGCGAGCACTGGACATCAAAGGACTGAAGGCAGAACTCGTTGGGCGTTTGATGTCAGCTTTCGAAGCTGAATTGCAAGCTCCAGAATCAAGCGATCTTGGACAAGACAAGGGAGTCCCTGGTCTTGGAGAAGAGTCGAAGCCACAAGATGACGATTCACCCAGAGCATCCACAGTGTTAGCGATGGAGAGAGAAGTCCCTCTACCGGGCGAGGAGGCGAAAGCCACTAGACACGATGGAGACGTTGCAGGCGCCGCAAGTTCAGAGATGATGGTGAGACCTAGAGCTGATTGTTCTCCTATCGGTGCAGACACCGAGGCACTTGCAATTTCAGCAGCCAAACTTGATAACACGTCAACAAGTCAGTTGGAAGACGTGTGTGTAATCAGCACTTTTACCATGAGCCCGTGTGCAAAAACCACGGCAGACAAAGAAGGATTGATGGAGCAGACCTCGTTAAATCAACAAGTAGAGCAACAGAAACATGTCACCCAAGAAGAGAGCGCTCAAGAACAACAGGGTGAAGGAGAACATGCACACGGAGTCTCCAAACGGACTGCCACACAGGAAGCAGAGGAGGATAAAACGACATCAAACCAGCTAAACACAACAAGCATGAGCACCAGGCCcattaaaaacacatttaatACATCACAGATATCACGGATAGACATCGTGTATCAAGACACAAGTATGTTGGTTGTTGGGCAGTCTAAAGAAGATCATGCAGGATCAGCTGTGCAGAACAGAGTTGAGGAGGAGGACAGTGTTTCCATGGTGGCCCAGAGAGGGAGCAGCACTGCATCCAGCCTCAGCCTGGGATCTGTGGCCAGTGACCAGACCAACCAGGACACCGTGTTTCACATCGACAAAGACGAGGAAAATAGgtctggaggtggaggggagaagcGTGGGGTAAAGAGGCCTGCTCAGGGTGAGAGAACCAGAGGCAGGGCCTACTACGAATTCAAGGAGGAGATCCAGTACAACAGGGCCAAATCCCCACCGCCTCAGCCTGAGAGTAATGGTGTTGATGCCGAGAAAGACGGAGGGCGGGTCAGACTAGACTCCTACGGCGGTGACCTGCACTTTGAGGTGGGCCGGGACGGCTGCAGCGGCCAGCCAAGGTTCTGGGAGCGTTGCCCTCTCCTGTGGTCTGGATGCAGACTGACACACGGAACTCACCAGGGGAGGGTGGGCTTCGAGGCTATGTTTAAGAAAAAGCTGGTGTCTCCATCACTGGACTCTGAGGACCCTGAGCACCATGGTCTGAGACTGGGCTGGTCAGTGGAGCGTTGGAACTCCAACTTGATGCTCGGTGACGAGGACTTGTCTTACGGTTACGACGCTAGGGGCAGAAAAGTGACGGCTGGGAAAGAGGAGGAGTTTGGAGAGCCCTTTTCAGAGGGCGATGTCATTGGCTGTTATGCTTCTTTCTCTAAGGAGGAAGGAGTTGAGCTCTCCTTCCATAAGAACGGTCGCCTTATGGGAATGGCGTTCCACCTGAGTCCGGCTGCTCTCTGCGGTTCTGTGCTGTACCCCCACGTCCTCTGCAAAAACACCTCTATCACCCTCAACCTGGACCCCACGTCTCCCCCCTGGTACCCCAGCCCTGCAGGGtacacccccctctcctccctgcctgctGGACAAAGGCTCAGTGCCCCAACCCCACCAACCTCCAAACTGCAGTGTGAGGTGTTGATGATGGTGGGTATGCCAGGGGCAGGTAAGACCCACTGGGCCAGGGCTCACATGAAGCAATACCCAGAGAAGAGATACACCCTGCTGGGCACCGCAGGCCTCCTACCCTGCATGAAGGGGCAGGGTCGTAGAGAGAGCAGGCTGCAGCAGGcctctcagtgtctcagtgagCTGATCAAGGTGGCGGCTCAAACTCCACGCAACTACATCCTGGACCAGCCCAACGTCCACCCCTCAGCTCAGCGCCAGAGGCTGCTGTGGTTCGTGGGTTTCAGGCGGAGGGCGGTGGTGGTGTTCCCATCtaaagaggagtggaagaggcgTCTGCAGGagcaacaggaggaggagggggacaagATCCCTGAAACGGATCTCCACAAGGTCAAAGTGAGCTGCACTCTGCCAGAGCAGGGAGACCTGCTGGAGAAGGTGCTGTTTGTGGAGCTAGCCAGAGAGGAAGCACAGGCTCTCTTGGAGGGGTACAAAAAAGAGTCAAAAAGCCTGCTCCCCCCTGTCCCCTCCGCCCCCAAACAACGGAAGAAACCCCGCGTCCGATACAATAACCCCCATAGCCTCGGACTTCAGTCTTATCACCTTAACAAGACCAGATTTGGAAGGATGGCCACGCAAGACTATAACCCCACTAAACCCCTCATCAAGGGCCGGATGGACAGGGGGTACCATCCAGTGGCGGCTGGTGACTTGAGAGGTTGGGACCGCACATGGTTCAACCAGGAGCAGCCATACCCATATGGTCATCAGCAGTACTGGACACCACAGCAGCTCAGACAT TGGAATCAGAGTTACCAGGACTATTACGGCAGCGAGAATCAGGTTTACCAAGACCAGGACTACTATGGTAACAGGAACTACGCTTACGATAGTTACCGTTACCAGGGTTACTGTTAA